ATTATTGTCTAATAAAGCAGTAGTATTTATCGGATTATAAGTATCAATATACCAAAGGTTTGAATCAGAAAAACACTTAACTATCTTTTGGGCAATAAAACCATTGAACTGAGACAATAAGCTGATGAAAAGAGAGTTTTCTCGTAATTTGTCTTTTACCTCTCCTTTACCTTCTTTGAATTTATTATGAACTTGGATGCCCTGCCCCAATCTTTCAAAAAGAACTATCTCTCTGGCTCGGGAAGTTGTTTTACGCATTAGTAACCACTCTTTAGCAATATGATCTCTAAAAGCCGAAAATCCATAGCGGTAAAGAACATCATCCACTAAAAATATAACTTCCCAAGAACTGGGTTCATCTTTACCAGTAGAATTCAGTAAAAAGGGCTCTACTAAAATCGGCTCTCCAATTTGGGATTCTTTGAACGAATTGAGAACCATATTCTTCATAAAGGAGAATGCTTTAAAGATGTTACTTTTCCCGCTGGCATTAGCTCCATATATAACCCTTGTTTTAAGCAAACGTTGCTGAGAAACTTCCATAGTATGGTTATCAAGCTCATTTTTGGTAATGGCTTCCATACTCAAAGTAACCTTCTGGTAAATAGACCGGTAATTTTCCACACTGAATTCTACTAACATATCAAACTCCTTTATAGTTTATAACTACATAATAATGAATTTCTGATAATTGTCAAGTTATTTTGTGAAAAATCTACAAAAAGGGCAGTTTATATGTTTTATGCTTGATTCTGATTGAACAAATTATCTCAATATCATACATCTTGGTGTATGGCAGATAACTTAGAATTCTCCGTTTCTACCGTATATTCTTTATACATTCTTCACAGAAATGATATTAGAATCCCCTCTATTGAAAAGCGGCTCGGGTAAATGATTCCAAACACCCTGTTCCAGTAAAAAATCTGTTATCAACTTGAGCTCAAAGAGATTGAAAAAAGGCATTTTAGTAATTCTTTAACCCAAGAATAGATTACGTTGTTTTTCTGATCTGGAATAGATAGAAATAAGGCATAGAGAGGAAATTTGTGTTTTGATCTTTTTCTTTACTAAAGTTTTCTCATAAACCCAATTCTATTTTTTTGATAAGATGATTATACTGATTCCATCGTCCGGTTAAATGATGATATCTGCCAACTACAATAGCCGGACTAATGGATAATTCATCCGCAATTGAAATAATATCAATTTCGGAGTTGATATTGATAATTCTCTCATTATATTTTGCGGGAATTAAAAATTCAGCAGCAAACTTATCTGCTTCTTCTTCCTTAGGATCACTATAATCCTTATCAGCTATCCAGATTTCTTTTTTACTGTGTTTTAATATATGCGCTGTTTCGTGAAATAAGGAAAACCAAAATTTATCTTCACCTTTACCTCTGTTATTTAAAATAATCATCGCCTTATCGTCTTTTATCCATTTAGAAGCGCCATTCCAAGGAACTTTGTCCAAACAGGGAATTAAAACTAAAGCAACTCCGCACTCAGCAAAGAGTTCTATCAGGGTAGAAGAGAAATTCTCAGGCAGATTATGAGTTATTGTTCTTATCTTATTTAGGGTATAGTTAAACTTTGTTTTGTTAAAAGGTTTAGCAGGTATTTTCTCAGCTTCAATTTCTCCCATTCTAATCCAAGTAGCTGCCATTTCAATATTGGTTTTAAAACACTTGGAACTTCTTGCTAAAATTACCGGTTTTTTCCAAACAGCATCAAAGGCCTCAATAGAACATATCTGAAAGAATTTAAAAAGTTCATATGCCTCTTCCACTAAATTACTGGTTGAATTTATATAACCACGAGAAACAAGTTCGGTAAGGGGAAATTTGTTTAGAAATTTTTCCAATTGCTTTCTCTTCTCTAAAATAGTTTTCTTATGCAGTCGCTCTTGATAATGTGATTCAAGATTATTCCAAAATTCAGCGGAGATTCCTGTAACCGGTTCGATTTTTTGTGCAGTTGCATAAGTAATGGGTTGTTTGCCATTTATTATTCTAATAATACTTTGTTCTGTAAGACCTGTTCTAAGGGACAGATCTTTTATACCCATATTCAATAAATCC
This portion of the Candidatus Cloacimonas sp. genome encodes:
- a CDS encoding ImmA/IrrE family metallo-endopeptidase → MARKEYYSYNPDYSVPPGATLKEAMDLLNMGIKDLSLRTGLTEQSIIRIINGKQPITYATAQKIEPVTGISAEFWNNLESHYQERLHKKTILEKRKQLEKFLNKFPLTELVSRGYINSTSNLVEEAYELFKFFQICSIEAFDAVWKKPVILARSSKCFKTNIEMAATWIRMGEIEAEKIPAKPFNKTKFNYTLNKIRTITHNLPENFSSTLIELFAECGVALVLIPCLDKVPWNGASKWIKDDKAMIILNNRGKGEDKFWFSLFHETAHILKHSKKEIWIADKDYSDPKEEEADKFAAEFLIPAKYNERIININSEIDIISIADELSISPAIVVGRYHHLTGRWNQYNHLIKKIELGL